From one Musa acuminata AAA Group cultivar baxijiao chromosome BXJ2-6, Cavendish_Baxijiao_AAA, whole genome shotgun sequence genomic stretch:
- the LOC135613649 gene encoding putative pectinesterase 11 — METLRDTRLALLALLAASSFFAVAAAAGSSDPSSAILVRVDQSGKGDFRNIQAAIDAVPSKNTEPVFILITPGTYREKVTVPADKPFITLSGSNAMSTVITWGEGWTSSESPTVSVLASDFVGRYLTIQNTFGPNGPAIALHVAGDRAAFYSCRIIGFQDTLLDDTGRHYYSNCYIEGATDFICGNGLALFEKCHLHSTSPGGGAITAQRRSSAAESTGYSFLQCKITGTGAGTAILGRPWGPYSRVVFAFTYMSDAVLPEGWNDWNEPRNQRTAYYGEYSCFGRGSDVTGRVAWSHRLTPLEAAPFVTKSWIDGQDWLRPTPRYFRRSSALTTNSSDGGL, encoded by the exons ATGGAGACTTTGAGAGACACCCGCCTTGCGCTGTTGGCCTTGTTGGCTGCTTCTTCCTTCTTCGCGGTGGCCGCCGCGGCAGGTTCTTCGGATCCATCCTCCGCGATTCTCGTCAGAGTCGACCAGTCCGGGAAGGGAGATTTCAGAAACATTCAGGCCGCCATCGATGCCGTGCCTTCCAAGAACACCGAGCCCGTCTTCATTTTGATCACGCCTGGGACTTACAG AGAGAAGGTGACTGTTCCAGCTGACAAGCCCTTCATAACATTGAGCGGCTCAAATGCAATGTCCACAGTCATAACATGGGGTGAAGGTTGGACATCATCAGAATCTCCCACGGTTTCAGTGTTAGCTTCAGATTTCGTTGGAAGATACCTCACGATTCAG AACACATTTGGTCCAAATGGCCCAGCTATCGCCCTGCACGTTGCTGGGGACAGAGCAGCATTCTACTCCTGCAGGATCATCGGTTTCCAGGACACTCTCCTGGACGACACCGGACGCCACTACTACAGTAACTGCTACATCGAAGGCGCCACCGACTTCATCTGCGGGAACGGCCTCGCTCTCTTCGAA AAATGCCACTTGCACTCGACATCACCGGGCGGCGGAGCCATCACGGCGCAACGCCGGTCCAGTGCAGCTGAAAGCACAGGGTATAGCTTCTTGCAGTGCAAGATCACCGGCACCGGAGCTGGAACTGCAATCCTCGGGCGGCCATGGGGACCCTACTCCAGGGTGGTGTTTGCGTTCACCTACATGTCCGACGCAGTGCTACCTGAAGGTTGGAACGATTGGAACGAGCCTCGCAACCAGAG GACGGCGTACTACGGGGAGTACAGCTGCTTTGGTCGTGGCTCAGACGTCACAGGAAGGGTTGCGTGGTCTCACAGGCTGACACCGCTCGAAGCCGCGCCTTTTGTTACCAAGTCTTGGATCGATGGTCAAGATTGGCTGAGGCCTACCCCGCGCTATTTCAGGAGATCATCTGCCCTCACAACAAACTCCTCAGACGGTGGCCTGTAG
- the LOC135613652 gene encoding protein RADIALIS-like 4: protein MASGSKSSSRKLQDSWTKEENKRFEMALAHFDDDTPDRWVHVARAVGNKSVEEVQRHYEHLLKDIELIDSTQEPFYSYPTTNDRRRNGTSDQQKRLRFLKLQ, encoded by the exons ATGGCGTCCGGCTCCAAGAGCAGCTCGCGCAAGCTCCAGGACTCGTGGACCAAGGAGGAGAACAAGCGCTTCGAGATGGCGCTCGCCCACTTCGACGACGACACCCCGGATCGCTGGGTGCACGTCGCCAGGGCCGTCGGCAACAAGTCCGTCGAAGAAGTGCAACGCCACTACGAGCACCTCCTCAAGGACATCGAGCTCATCGACTCCACCCAGGAGCCATTCTACAGTTACCCGACCACCAATGACAGGCGCCGCAACGGCACCAGCGACCAGCAGAAGAG GCTAAGGTTCTTAAAGCTCCAATGA
- the LOC135615492 gene encoding zinc-finger homeodomain protein 2-like, with protein sequence MEYKDQIVDDDDDDDEMRSSTALSFNARPPIRGSAFSKPVLSPSSSLISLRGGGGNGSGTSAAENVSLFGSTTPSSTAAAVDVLYQSAARNTDPAPVSGATAPRNTKATAAASVRYRECLRNHAASIGGHVLDGCGEFMSEGDPSSPEALKCAACGCHRSFHRKEAEGDAAAADSYYRGAARVPLLLPLPPHPQSQHHNHYQKQFQFGTPTTPSSGIVAFGGNASGSGGTTESSSEERMTAGAPTPATTPRKRFRTKFTMEQKEKMLAFAERMGWRIQKQDEGLVEQFCAETGVRRQVLKVWMHNNKHLIRKPQQPPGQDEVVLPQQHQPHSSSQQSQQQM encoded by the coding sequence ATGGAATATAAAGACCaaattgttgatgatgatgatgatgatgatgagatgcGTTCATCCACAGCTTTGAGTTTCAACGCTCGTCCTCCCATTAGAGGATCTGCTTTCTCCAAACCTGTActctctccttcttcctctttaatctccctaagaggaggaggaggaaatggAAGTGGCACATCAGCTGCGGAGAATGTTAGCCTCTTTGGAAGCACCACACCGTCATCAACAGCTGCAGCGGTGGATGTTTTGTATCAGTCTGCTGCAAGGAACACAGATCCAGCTCCGGTCAGCGGTGCAACTGCGCCGAGAAACACCAAGGCCACTGCAGCAGCTTCTGTCAGGTACCGAGAATGCCTCCGCAACCACGCGGCTTCCATCGGCGGCCACGTTCTCGATGGCTGCGGCGAATTCATGTCGGAGGGCGACCCGTCCTCGCCGGAGGCGCTGAAGTGCGCGGCCTGCGGCTGCCACCGCAGTTTCCATCGGAAGGAGGCCGAAggcgacgccgccgccgccgactcCTACTACCGCGGCGCCGCCCGTgttcctctcctcctccctcttcccccccATCCCCAATCCCAGCACCATAACCACTACCAGAAGCAATTCCAATTCGGTACTCCCACCACCCCGTCCTCCGGCATCGTGGCGTTCGGTGGCAACGCCAGCGGGAGCGGAGGGACGACGGAGTCTTCGAGCGAGGAACGGATGACTGCCGGGGCGCCGACCCCGGCGACCACTCCGAGGAAGCGGTTCCGGACCAAGTTCACTATGGAGCAGAAGGAGAAGATGCTGGCTTTCGCGGAAAGGATGGGATGGAGGATTCAGAAGCAAGACGAGGGCTTGGTGGAGCAATTCTGCGCCGAGACTGGGGTGAGGAGGCAAGTCTTGAAGGTCTGGATGCACAACAACAAGCACTTGATCAGGAAGCCACAGCAACCGCCGGGGCAGGATGAAGTAGTACTGCCACAGCAACACCAGCCGCACTCCTCGTCGCAACAATCGCAGCAGCAGATGTGA
- the LOC135613650 gene encoding protein RADIALIS-like 3: protein MATSSGSSCWTAKQNKMFEKALAVYDKDTPDRWHNVARAVGGKSAEEVKRHYELLVADIILIEKGQMPRANYRSSGHRG from the exons ATGGCAACCAGCTCGGGGAGCTCGTGCTGGACCGCGAAGCAGAACAAGATGTTCGAGAAAGCCCTCGCGGTGTACGACAAGGACACGCCCGACCGCTGGCACAACGTGGCGCGCGCCGTCGGCGGCAAGTCAGCGGAAGAAGTGAAGCGGCACTACGAGCTGCTGGTGGCGGACATTATCCTCATCGAGAAGGGCCAGATGCCTCGAGCCAATTACCGCTCCTCCGGCCACAGGG GATGA